A stretch of Marinobacter sp. F4206 DNA encodes these proteins:
- a CDS encoding copper resistance protein B, producing MREDTTGRKDPLTVWGVQFEELEYRYSDDDEELGVWNGDAFYGTDDLKFRWLGKGEYSVEEQAYEQLENQLLVQTPISDFFDAKAGVRFDTPEGPDRTYAVIGIAGLAPYWFEVDASLYVSDEGDTSAEFDAEYELLLTNHLILSAGVDATVAFSEDREIGLGKGLSSTETGLRLSYDLIDRSLSPYIGVVHERKYGDTADFAKAEGGGTEDWFAVVGAKLAF from the coding sequence ATGCGAGAGGATACGACCGGACGGAAGGATCCGCTGACCGTTTGGGGTGTTCAGTTCGAGGAACTGGAGTACCGCTACAGCGACGATGATGAGGAATTGGGCGTCTGGAATGGTGATGCCTTTTACGGGACTGACGATCTCAAGTTCCGGTGGTTGGGCAAGGGTGAGTACTCCGTTGAAGAGCAGGCGTATGAGCAGCTTGAGAATCAGCTACTCGTCCAGACCCCGATTTCTGACTTCTTCGACGCCAAGGCCGGGGTGAGGTTCGATACCCCGGAAGGACCGGATCGGACCTACGCCGTTATTGGCATTGCCGGCTTGGCACCGTACTGGTTCGAGGTAGATGCGAGTCTGTATGTCAGTGACGAGGGCGACACCTCGGCCGAGTTTGACGCCGAATACGAACTGCTCCTGACCAACCACCTCATTCTCTCGGCCGGCGTGGACGCGACAGTCGCGTTCAGCGAGGATCGGGAAATAGGACTGGGTAAGGGGCTAAGCTCGACGGAAACCGGTCTCAGATTGAGCTACGATCTGATTGATCGTTCCCTCTCGCCCTACATCGGCGTAGTCCATGAGCGAAAATACGGTGATACCGCAGACTTCGCCAAAGCAGAGGGAGGCGGCACCGAAGACTGGTTTGCCGTGGTTGGAGCCAAGCTCGCCTTCTGA
- a CDS encoding DUF302 domain-containing protein: MSYTINRIIKNVDFEEADKKVREVLGDHGFGVLTEIDVKATMKKKLDKDMSAYRILGACNPTMAWEAIGLEPRVGAMLPCNVILREVPDGVEVSAIDPVASMTAIENDELKQVAGKVRDMLSEVVRAI, encoded by the coding sequence ATGTCTTACACGATCAACCGAATCATTAAGAACGTGGATTTCGAAGAGGCGGACAAGAAGGTTCGCGAGGTGTTGGGGGATCATGGCTTCGGAGTGCTGACGGAAATCGACGTCAAGGCGACGATGAAGAAAAAACTCGACAAGGACATGTCGGCCTACCGGATTCTCGGGGCCTGTAATCCGACCATGGCCTGGGAAGCCATCGGCCTCGAACCCCGTGTCGGCGCCATGCTGCCGTGCAACGTGATTCTCAGGGAGGTGCCCGACGGCGTGGAGGTCAGTGCGATTGATCCGGTCGCGTCCATGACGGCGATCGAAAACGACGAGCTGAAACAGGTTGCAGGTAAGGTCCGGGATATGCTGTCAGAAGTTGTCCGAGCGATCTGA
- a CDS encoding lactoylglutathione lyase family protein → MANAYPRTFSHIGISVPDLEEAVRFYTEVLGWYLIMSPTEIHEDNSAIGEMCTDVFGAGWESFRIAHLSTGDRIGVELFQFNNQQNPENNFEYWKTGVFHFCVQDPNVEELAERIVQAGGKKRMEKPRYYYPGEKPYRMIYMEDPFGNILEIYSHSYELIYSAGAY, encoded by the coding sequence ATGGCTAACGCATACCCGAGAACCTTCTCTCACATTGGCATTTCCGTCCCCGACCTGGAGGAAGCCGTCCGGTTCTATACAGAAGTCCTGGGGTGGTACCTCATCATGTCTCCAACCGAGATACACGAGGACAACAGCGCGATCGGAGAAATGTGTACCGATGTGTTCGGCGCCGGCTGGGAATCCTTTCGGATTGCTCATTTATCGACTGGCGACAGGATCGGTGTGGAACTCTTCCAGTTCAACAACCAGCAAAACCCGGAGAACAACTTCGAGTACTGGAAAACCGGCGTGTTTCATTTCTGCGTTCAGGATCCAAATGTCGAGGAACTGGCGGAGCGGATTGTTCAGGCCGGTGGCAAGAAACGCATGGAAAAACCCCGGTATTACTACCCAGGCGAGAAGCCATACCGAATGATCTACATGGAAGATCCGTTCGGGAACATTCTGGAAATCTACAGCCACAGCTACGAATTGATCTACAGTGCCGGGGCTTACTGA
- a CDS encoding LysR family transcriptional regulator: MLNPRWLQTFCSLVEIGSFTRTAEQLFMTQSGVSQHVRKLEDQLGVELLTREHKAFSLTEAGRRLYIDGRALLVSLENLQVSVGEDPSHEGEVRIMSPGSVGLSLFPQLLDLQVDHPKLVIDYRFAPNDDIEAAVAKDAIDIGLMTRPPERPEIRGELLGEEPLLLVMPVEYAPTWQNLMTLGFIDHPDGHYHARKLLGENFEEFESTHQLAKRGFSNQIGLILEPVSRGLGFTVLPRYAVEAFPNPAAIASYPLAKPVSEPLFLVGQVRKQPPRRVDTIADEIRKLGELNSPSLANGHHGHSPE, encoded by the coding sequence ATGCTAAATCCACGTTGGCTGCAAACGTTCTGCTCGTTGGTGGAAATTGGAAGTTTCACCCGAACCGCAGAGCAGCTCTTCATGACCCAGTCAGGGGTCAGTCAGCACGTTCGAAAACTGGAAGACCAGTTGGGCGTCGAGTTGCTTACCCGGGAACACAAAGCCTTTTCCTTGACCGAGGCCGGTCGCCGGCTCTATATCGATGGGCGAGCGCTTCTGGTGTCCCTGGAAAACCTTCAGGTCAGCGTGGGGGAAGATCCCAGCCACGAAGGGGAGGTGAGGATCATGTCTCCGGGCAGCGTCGGGTTGTCACTTTTCCCCCAGTTGCTGGATCTTCAGGTGGACCATCCGAAGCTTGTAATCGATTACCGGTTTGCGCCCAACGACGACATTGAGGCGGCTGTAGCCAAGGACGCCATCGATATCGGTTTGATGACCCGGCCACCGGAACGGCCGGAGATCAGGGGCGAGCTTCTGGGCGAGGAGCCATTGCTGCTGGTGATGCCCGTGGAATATGCGCCGACATGGCAGAACCTGATGACGCTGGGTTTCATTGACCATCCCGATGGCCACTACCATGCCCGGAAACTTCTCGGCGAAAACTTTGAGGAATTCGAGAGCACCCATCAGCTAGCCAAGCGCGGTTTTTCCAACCAGATTGGGTTAATTCTCGAACCAGTCAGCCGCGGCCTGGGGTTCACCGTGTTGCCACGTTACGCGGTAGAAGCCTTTCCGAACCCTGCCGCCATTGCTTCCTATCCACTTGCGAAGCCAGTCAGTGAACCACTGTTTCTGGTGGGACAGGTTAGAAAGCAGCCGCCGCGTCGCGTCGACACCATTGCGGACGAAATTCGGAAACTGGGCGAACTCAATAGCCCTTCATTGGCGAATGGCCACCATGGCCATTCACCCGAGTAA
- a CDS encoding methyl-accepting chemotaxis protein: MAFSFLESTERKLGVPGKLLIAPAFILLLFAAVTLFSVREFQLLDEHMNTVARDLAPDTSLGTDSIISVYRMRLRVADFFSTGNEKVLGRFDEQEARFNEVMARAQDDIREPEAAKLVDRIESTTMNYIAAFRNELVPAKRRVLAIIDEELDEHGPNATKAIRLALNGVANRQPESNLRAGLEQLLSDALTMRMTAQRYFANGDEDSKKALGWAIEDLSDALELLDTDSGPDFVKTYLNTAVEELESYRSSVQELLEQQSIVISVKSQKLDVMGPEVARMARELESSIFAELEVQADLADQETDVALNFTLIAFVVSAVLGLIVAVLMSRMMGNSVKRAKQEILGYLDDIAQNNGDLSTRLTPGRPDEIGDFISAVNSFLATLEETISQIVKTSRKLTGESESLSGITERTTANSEQQRDQITQVSAAMQEMVSTSEEIASNTSETDESARKAASLANTGQSTVATAVQVVSNLANQVEEGSRRIQQLEKESGEIGSVLEVIQSIAEQTNLLALNAAIEAARAGEAGRGFAVVADEVRGLAKRVQDSTVDIERIVSQLQSGAAGAVVDMSKAKQLAGEATEEASKSGEALSDILAAVNSIVEMTTQIASATEQQRATASEMTQTVEASSNAIDELTGDISHVNQSGQSLAGMAEEMDTLVSRFKVD; the protein is encoded by the coding sequence TTGGCCTTCTCATTTCTCGAATCGACAGAACGTAAACTGGGCGTACCGGGAAAACTCCTGATAGCTCCAGCGTTCATCCTGCTGCTTTTTGCTGCTGTCACACTGTTCAGTGTTCGCGAATTCCAGTTGCTCGATGAGCATATGAACACGGTGGCCAGGGATCTGGCACCCGACACGTCCCTTGGTACCGATTCCATTATCAGTGTCTACCGCATGCGCCTTCGGGTGGCAGACTTTTTCTCGACCGGGAACGAGAAAGTGCTTGGTCGTTTCGATGAACAGGAAGCCCGGTTCAATGAGGTCATGGCCCGGGCCCAAGACGATATCCGGGAACCAGAGGCGGCAAAGCTTGTTGACCGTATTGAATCGACAACCATGAACTACATTGCGGCTTTCAGAAATGAACTGGTTCCGGCCAAGCGGCGAGTGCTTGCGATCATCGACGAGGAACTTGATGAACACGGACCGAATGCCACCAAGGCCATTCGACTTGCGCTGAACGGGGTCGCCAACAGACAGCCCGAAAGCAATTTGCGGGCTGGCCTGGAACAGTTGCTCAGCGACGCACTAACCATGCGCATGACCGCCCAGCGCTACTTCGCAAACGGCGACGAGGATTCGAAAAAAGCGTTGGGCTGGGCCATCGAAGACCTCTCGGATGCCCTGGAACTGCTGGATACCGACAGCGGGCCTGATTTTGTCAAAACCTACCTGAACACCGCCGTCGAGGAGCTGGAAAGCTATCGCTCCTCGGTTCAGGAGCTGCTTGAGCAGCAGAGCATCGTGATCAGCGTGAAGTCACAGAAACTGGATGTCATGGGTCCGGAAGTTGCCCGAATGGCCCGGGAACTGGAAAGCAGTATTTTCGCGGAGCTGGAAGTGCAGGCAGACTTGGCGGACCAGGAAACCGACGTCGCCCTTAACTTTACGCTGATAGCCTTCGTTGTCTCGGCAGTATTGGGGCTGATCGTAGCGGTTCTGATGAGTCGCATGATGGGCAACAGCGTCAAGAGAGCGAAGCAGGAAATCCTGGGCTACCTCGACGACATTGCCCAGAACAACGGTGACCTCTCAACGCGCCTGACTCCGGGACGGCCAGATGAAATTGGTGACTTCATCAGCGCAGTGAACTCGTTCCTGGCGACTCTCGAGGAGACTATCTCGCAGATCGTAAAAACCTCGCGGAAGCTGACGGGCGAATCCGAATCCCTGTCCGGCATCACCGAACGCACCACCGCCAACTCGGAGCAACAGCGAGACCAGATCACCCAGGTTTCGGCGGCGATGCAGGAGATGGTATCCACCTCTGAAGAGATTGCATCAAACACAAGTGAAACCGACGAGTCAGCGCGCAAGGCTGCGTCCCTGGCGAACACAGGTCAGTCAACCGTTGCCACTGCGGTGCAGGTTGTCTCCAATCTGGCCAATCAGGTTGAGGAAGGCTCCAGGCGGATTCAACAACTGGAGAAGGAGTCCGGCGAAATTGGCAGTGTGCTGGAAGTTATCCAGAGCATTGCGGAACAGACCAACCTCCTCGCCCTCAATGCCGCGATCGAGGCGGCCCGTGCCGGTGAGGCCGGCCGTGGCTTCGCCGTGGTGGCGGACGAAGTGCGCGGTCTTGCCAAACGGGTTCAGGACTCCACAGTGGATATCGAACGAATCGTCTCGCAACTGCAGAGTGGCGCAGCTGGAGCCGTGGTGGACATGAGCAAGGCAAAACAGCTCGCCGGTGAAGCCACGGAAGAGGCGAGCAAATCGGGCGAGGCGCTCTCCGATATCCTCGCGGCAGTCAACAGCATTGTTGAAATGACCACACAAATCGCCAGCGCTACAGAGCAGCAAAGGGCGACTGCATCGGAAATGACCCAGACGGTTGAAGCGAGTAGCAACGCCATAGATGAACTCACAGGGGATATATCCCACGTTAACCAGTCAGGACAATCCCTCGCTGGCATGGCCGAGGAGATGGACACGTTGGTCAGTCGATTCAAGGTGGATTGA
- a CDS encoding protein kinase has protein sequence MEQKTQLQQFYIPEEQSIYLLSHDDAKKLKDWVALCTTQLRQLGYRDIELIGKGAYGFVFSGRLPSQSSSGPEHVFKFTRINLPQHLQDRLEDEAYILEQVRHPRVPRLISYERANKQPILVMERAAGLNLEEVSLHEGRLKPRLIIRIADQLADILRSLRRENGPAGRPIVHGDIKPSNLVFDASTENIALIDWGSSVFAQLDANQQFITANVMELMSDNLQQTNARLGDVYFIGEEQLNGGLSSPRFDEQGAAGTLYALASAQSCRFGHRAIPATSLGLPMEFARMLDGMLAPDPETRRKAGDYYLKEMPRMARTVMIDLPEQPVAPQVPVWVRESDQEIDTVVYSSRKSFLREEGAPETLNDVNDVQLDRYYKNFMQGMGETEKAFLAAVSRLGRYPVEGGLAVRWETDGVYIDTSLNLHDPALKSAFVQAVNNMVYLAQAIYRKGIFKSCLFNARNTLHIDRDEPGRPFLVSPDMKLHYEVSAAPEVEDESRVHSYFEDGPDPEEFLVLPETIIHALEALNNIHHTGMIIFEALPRHLKIHSHYRLLDPDREHEFSRLLDKILSSVEQIAGLGVSGFMKMPYKDTRFFPHIERLPERFYPRNPKAESVAHSQTPNRRIFS, from the coding sequence ATGGAGCAGAAGACTCAACTGCAGCAGTTCTATATTCCTGAAGAGCAGTCGATCTATCTGCTCAGCCATGATGACGCCAAGAAGCTGAAGGACTGGGTGGCACTTTGTACCACCCAACTCCGCCAACTCGGGTACCGGGACATTGAGCTGATTGGCAAGGGTGCCTACGGCTTTGTGTTTTCCGGCCGCCTGCCGAGCCAGAGCAGCAGTGGCCCCGAGCATGTCTTCAAGTTCACCCGCATCAACCTGCCCCAACATTTGCAGGATCGGCTCGAGGACGAAGCCTATATCCTCGAGCAGGTCCGCCACCCCAGAGTGCCGCGGCTGATTTCCTACGAGCGCGCCAATAAGCAGCCTATTCTGGTCATGGAACGAGCCGCCGGCCTTAACCTCGAGGAAGTCTCCCTGCATGAGGGGCGCCTGAAACCCCGGCTGATCATACGAATCGCTGACCAGCTTGCCGACATTTTGCGCAGCCTGCGCCGCGAAAATGGCCCGGCCGGTCGCCCCATCGTACATGGTGACATCAAACCATCGAACCTGGTCTTCGATGCCAGCACCGAGAACATCGCTCTGATTGACTGGGGCTCGTCGGTCTTTGCCCAGCTGGACGCGAACCAGCAGTTCATCACCGCCAACGTGATGGAACTGATGTCCGATAACCTCCAGCAAACCAACGCCCGGCTAGGTGATGTCTACTTCATCGGCGAAGAACAGCTGAACGGCGGCCTGTCGTCACCCCGTTTTGATGAACAGGGCGCGGCCGGTACGCTGTATGCCCTGGCTTCGGCCCAATCGTGCCGTTTTGGTCATCGGGCCATTCCCGCCACCTCACTGGGGCTGCCGATGGAATTTGCACGCATGCTCGATGGCATGCTGGCACCGGATCCCGAAACCCGCCGCAAGGCCGGCGATTACTACCTGAAGGAAATGCCCCGGATGGCGCGCACGGTGATGATTGATCTGCCGGAGCAACCGGTAGCCCCGCAGGTGCCCGTCTGGGTTCGGGAGTCGGATCAGGAAATCGACACGGTGGTCTACAGTTCGCGGAAATCCTTCCTGCGCGAAGAAGGCGCACCCGAAACCCTTAACGACGTCAACGACGTGCAGCTCGACCGCTACTACAAGAACTTCATGCAGGGCATGGGCGAAACGGAAAAGGCCTTTCTCGCTGCGGTCAGCCGATTGGGCCGATACCCTGTCGAGGGAGGCCTGGCGGTTCGCTGGGAAACCGACGGCGTTTACATCGACACCTCCCTGAACCTTCATGATCCGGCGTTGAAGTCCGCCTTCGTTCAAGCAGTCAACAACATGGTCTATCTGGCCCAAGCGATCTACCGCAAAGGCATCTTCAAGAGCTGCCTATTCAATGCCCGCAACACCCTACACATCGACCGGGATGAACCCGGACGGCCATTTCTGGTGTCGCCCGACATGAAATTGCATTACGAAGTCAGCGCTGCGCCGGAGGTAGAAGACGAATCTCGCGTGCACTCCTACTTCGAGGATGGCCCGGACCCGGAAGAATTTCTGGTCCTGCCCGAGACCATCATTCACGCGCTGGAAGCGCTGAACAATATCCATCACACCGGCATGATCATCTTCGAGGCTCTGCCCCGCCACCTGAAGATTCACAGTCATTACCGACTGCTCGATCCGGACCGGGAGCACGAATTCAGCCGGCTGCTGGACAAGATCCTGTCATCGGTCGAACAGATAGCTGGCCTCGGCGTTTCCGGGTTCATGAAAATGCCCTACAAGGACACCCGTTTCTTCCCGCACATCGAGCGTTTGCCTGAACGCTTCTACCCCCGAAACCCCAAAGCCGAAAGTGTCGCTCACTCTCAGACGCCCAACCGCCGCATTTTTTCATAA
- a CDS encoding dihydrolipoyllysine-residue acetyltransferase: protein MSDFILPDIGEGIVECELVKWLVSEGDVIEEDQPVAEVMTDKALVEIPAPYKGKVTRLYYKEGDIAKVHAPLFELVDESDSAGEAKPEPAESAPSPDQAPKPVATPDSGDNATEDFILPDIGEGIVECEVVEWRVAEGDEIEEDQPVVDVMTDKAMVEITAPKAGRITKLYHQQQEMAQVHSPLFAFIPRDREESIGANAESTTAPEPKSAPAAPVAAANRQRIPASPAVRRLAREHELSLGDIAGSGKDGRVLKADVLAHLEQPAQASQSEGDSEPAGNGEARRQPEREQEVRVEPLRGIKAAMARSMVASATTIPHFIYSEEIDVTDLLRLREQLKPEAEARGSRLTLMPFFMKAMALAVQEFPVLNSRLNDDVSEIHYLPSCNIGMAVDGKAGLMVPNVKGAESLTLLGIADEVTRLTEAARSGRVSQEDLKGGTITISNIGALGGTYASPIINAPEVAIVALGRTQKLPRFDANGQVVERAILTVSWAGDHRIIDGGTIARFCNRWKGYLESPQSMLLHMG, encoded by the coding sequence ATGAGTGATTTTATACTGCCCGATATCGGTGAAGGTATCGTGGAATGCGAACTGGTCAAATGGCTGGTCAGTGAAGGCGATGTTATTGAAGAAGACCAGCCAGTGGCCGAGGTGATGACCGACAAGGCCCTGGTGGAAATCCCGGCACCCTACAAAGGCAAGGTGACCCGCCTGTATTACAAGGAAGGCGATATCGCCAAGGTTCATGCCCCGCTGTTTGAGCTGGTGGATGAGAGCGATAGCGCGGGCGAGGCCAAGCCGGAGCCCGCGGAATCAGCCCCATCCCCCGACCAGGCGCCGAAGCCCGTCGCAACCCCGGATTCCGGCGACAATGCCACCGAAGACTTTATCCTGCCGGATATCGGTGAAGGGATTGTGGAATGCGAAGTGGTGGAATGGCGCGTGGCCGAGGGTGACGAGATCGAGGAAGACCAGCCGGTGGTCGATGTCATGACTGACAAGGCGATGGTCGAGATTACCGCACCCAAGGCTGGTCGGATCACCAAACTCTATCACCAGCAACAGGAAATGGCCCAGGTGCATTCGCCGCTGTTCGCGTTCATTCCACGCGATCGCGAAGAATCCATCGGGGCAAACGCCGAATCGACAACGGCGCCAGAGCCCAAGTCGGCGCCGGCTGCTCCGGTCGCGGCCGCAAACCGGCAACGAATTCCTGCCAGCCCGGCTGTTCGCCGACTGGCCAGGGAACACGAACTCAGCCTGGGTGACATTGCCGGCTCCGGCAAGGACGGCCGGGTCTTGAAGGCCGATGTACTCGCCCATCTCGAGCAACCCGCGCAAGCCTCGCAATCCGAAGGTGACTCAGAACCGGCCGGTAACGGCGAAGCACGCAGACAACCAGAGCGTGAGCAGGAAGTCCGGGTAGAGCCTCTCAGGGGTATAAAAGCCGCCATGGCACGGAGCATGGTGGCCTCGGCGACCACCATTCCTCACTTCATCTACAGTGAAGAGATTGACGTCACCGACCTGCTAAGGTTGCGGGAACAGCTCAAGCCGGAGGCCGAAGCCCGAGGCTCAAGGCTGACGTTGATGCCCTTCTTCATGAAGGCCATGGCCCTGGCGGTTCAGGAATTCCCGGTGCTCAACAGTCGTCTCAATGACGACGTCTCCGAGATTCACTACCTGCCCAGCTGCAACATCGGCATGGCCGTGGATGGAAAGGCGGGGCTGATGGTACCGAACGTCAAGGGCGCTGAAAGCCTGACCCTATTGGGTATTGCCGACGAAGTGACCCGGCTGACCGAAGCGGCCCGCTCAGGCCGTGTCAGTCAGGAGGACCTCAAAGGCGGCACCATCACCATTTCCAATATCGGCGCACTGGGTGGCACTTACGCATCGCCCATTATCAACGCGCCGGAAGTGGCGATCGTTGCTCTCGGCCGGACCCAGAAGCTGCCACGCTTTGATGCCAATGGCCAGGTGGTGGAACGCGCCATCCTTACCGTAAGCTGGGCTGGAGACCATCGCATCATCGACGGCGGCACCATCGCGCGGTTCTGCAATCGCTGGAAGGGTTACCTGGAATCGCCGCAATCCATGCTGTTGCATATGGGCTGA
- a CDS encoding alpha-ketoacid dehydrogenase subunit beta translates to MSKMNMLQAINNALDTAMAADERVLCFGEDVGVFGGVFRATSHLQQKYGKARCFNTPLVEQGIIGFANGLAAQGSVPVAEIQFADYIFPAFDQIVNESAKFRYRSGDLFNVGGLTIRAPYGGGIAGGLYHSQSPEAYFAHTPGLKIVVPRNPHQAKGLLLGAIHDANPTLFFEPKRLYRASVGEVPDEDYRLPLGEAEVIKEGTDITLLGWGAQMEVIEQAVEMAEKEGISCEVIDLRTILPWDVETVANSVFKTGRLVVTHEAPLTGGFAGEIAATIQDRCFLYLESPIARVTGMDTPFPLVLEKEHLPNHLKVYEAIRASVEF, encoded by the coding sequence ATGTCCAAGATGAATATGCTCCAGGCCATCAACAATGCTCTTGACACCGCCATGGCTGCGGACGAGCGGGTACTCTGTTTCGGTGAGGATGTCGGCGTATTCGGCGGCGTTTTCCGCGCCACCAGCCACCTGCAACAGAAGTACGGTAAGGCCCGCTGTTTCAATACCCCGCTGGTGGAACAGGGCATCATCGGCTTTGCCAACGGCCTGGCCGCTCAGGGCTCCGTGCCCGTGGCCGAGATCCAGTTTGCGGACTATATCTTCCCGGCATTCGACCAGATCGTTAACGAATCCGCCAAGTTCCGCTATCGTTCAGGCGACCTGTTCAACGTGGGAGGCCTGACCATCCGTGCCCCATACGGCGGCGGGATTGCCGGTGGTCTCTACCACTCCCAGTCACCGGAAGCCTACTTTGCCCACACTCCGGGACTGAAAATTGTGGTGCCGCGCAATCCCCACCAGGCCAAGGGTCTGCTGCTGGGTGCCATCCATGACGCCAACCCGACTCTGTTCTTTGAGCCGAAACGCCTCTACCGGGCTTCCGTCGGCGAAGTGCCAGACGAAGATTACCGCTTGCCGCTGGGCGAAGCCGAAGTCATCAAGGAAGGCACGGACATTACGTTGCTGGGCTGGGGTGCCCAGATGGAAGTCATCGAGCAGGCGGTAGAAATGGCCGAGAAAGAGGGCATTTCCTGCGAGGTCATCGACCTGAGGACCATCCTCCCCTGGGACGTGGAAACCGTGGCCAATTCGGTGTTCAAGACCGGACGCCTGGTGGTTACCCATGAAGCTCCCCTGACCGGCGGCTTCGCCGGTGAAATCGCCGCGACCATCCAGGATCGCTGCTTCTTGTATCTGGAATCTCCGATCGCGCGGGTTACCGGGATGGACACGCCCTTCCCGTTGGTGCTGGAAAAAGAGCACCTGCCCAATCACCTGAAGGTCTATGAGGCCATCCGGGCGAGCGTCGAATTCTAG
- a CDS encoding thiamine pyrophosphate-dependent dehydrogenase E1 component subunit alpha: MTTTKSKVVYSPVFTDGAEFRIPTFKLLKQDGSLYKSAKAPDLDKDKALRIYRAMITTRILDERMLAAQRQGRLSFYMQCTGEEAAVIGSAAALDDNDMIMAQYREQGALAYRGFSIDEFMNQLFGNEMDYGKGRQMPVHYGSKKLNYMTISSPLATQIPQATGYAYGQKLRGDGHCTITYFGEGAASEGDFHAALNMAAVHRVPVIFLCRNNGYAISTPAAEQFAADGVAPRAYGYKMDVIRVDGNDILAMYEATREARRLAVEHNRPVLIEAMSYRLAAHSSSDDPSGYRSKDEEAVWREKDPILRMRLWLESKKWWSEDDEKQLQENMRREVLETMKRAQKRPPPPLETLVSDVYDEVPPVLAEQFDKLKAHIRRYPDEYPKSAEHAKGGA; encoded by the coding sequence ATGACAACAACAAAGTCTAAAGTTGTGTATTCCCCAGTGTTTACAGACGGTGCGGAATTCCGTATTCCCACTTTCAAGCTTCTGAAACAGGATGGCTCGCTCTACAAGAGCGCCAAGGCTCCTGATCTCGACAAAGACAAGGCCCTTCGCATCTACCGGGCCATGATCACCACCCGAATACTCGATGAGCGCATGCTCGCTGCCCAGAGGCAGGGGCGATTGAGCTTTTACATGCAGTGTACCGGCGAAGAGGCGGCCGTGATCGGCAGTGCCGCGGCGTTGGATGACAACGACATGATCATGGCTCAGTACCGCGAACAGGGCGCCCTCGCCTACCGCGGCTTTTCCATTGACGAGTTCATGAACCAGTTGTTCGGCAATGAAATGGACTATGGCAAGGGCCGCCAGATGCCTGTCCACTACGGTTCGAAAAAGCTGAACTACATGACCATTTCGTCGCCGCTTGCGACCCAGATCCCTCAGGCCACCGGCTATGCCTATGGCCAGAAACTGCGGGGCGACGGGCACTGCACCATCACCTACTTCGGTGAAGGCGCCGCTTCCGAAGGTGATTTCCACGCGGCCCTGAACATGGCCGCCGTTCACCGCGTTCCGGTGATTTTCCTGTGCCGTAACAACGGCTACGCCATTTCCACACCCGCGGCCGAGCAGTTTGCCGCCGACGGTGTCGCACCACGGGCCTATGGCTACAAGATGGACGTGATCCGGGTGGATGGTAACGACATCCTGGCAATGTACGAGGCGACCCGGGAAGCCCGCCGCCTGGCGGTGGAGCATAACCGTCCCGTGCTGATCGAAGCCATGAGCTATCGCCTTGCCGCCCACTCGTCTTCCGACGACCCGTCTGGCTACCGCAGCAAGGACGAGGAAGCCGTATGGCGCGAAAAAGACCCCATCCTGCGCATGCGCCTCTGGCTCGAAAGCAAAAAGTGGTGGAGTGAGGACGACGAGAAGCAGCTGCAGGAAAACATGCGCCGCGAAGTGCTTGAAACCATGAAGCGGGCGCAGAAGCGGCCACCACCCCCGCTGGAGACGCTGGTGAGCGATGTCTACGACGAAGTTCCGCCGGTTCTGGCGGAGCAGTTTGACAAACTGAAGGCGCATATCCGCCGCTACCCGGATGAATATCCAAAGAGTGCCGAGCACGCCAAGGGAGGGGCCTGA